In the Terriglobales bacterium genome, CAGGCGCTCTCGATTGATCCCAATGACGCGCTGGCCTACGCCGGCTTAGCCGATGCCTACTACGATCAGAGCACGTTTTTTCGTGCGCCGCTGGAAGTGATGCCGAAGGCCAAAGCTGCCGCGATGCGTGCGATCGACCTCGACGACTCTCTTGCTGAGGCACATGCCGCACTCGGCTACGTAAAGCTCACGTTCGATTGGGATTGGCCAGGCGCGGAAAAGGAATTCCGGCGAGCGCTGGAGCTGAACGAAAACCTCGCCAGTGCCCACGCCGGGTACGCTCATTACTTGCTCACGCTCGGGCGCAGCGAAGATTCACTTCGGGAATTGGAAGCTCTCAAGAGCGTAGACCCGCTCTTCCCCCAGTCGCATGTCGGTCTTCCCTATACGTTATGGAACCTGCGAAGGTATGAAGAAGCAATCCAGGCTGCTGGGAAAGAAGGGGATGAGCGCGTGATAGCTCTCTCTGACATTGAGGAAGGTAGAACGGACGAGGCGATCGCAGCGGCAGATCGCGGTCTGAAGGTCGCGCGCAATCCGGTAATCCTCGCCCAGCTCGCGTATGTGTACGCGCAGGCTGGCAGAAAAGACAAGGCCAAGACAATGCTGCGCGGGCTCGAGGCCCAAGCAAAACAGCGCTATATCTGCGGATTCAATATGGCGTGCTTGTATATGGGTTTAGGCGATAAGGAAACCGCGTATGCGTGGCTGGATCGGGCATATCGCGATCGCTCCGATTGAATACCTTTTATCGGGGTGGATCCCCGACTCGACCCGCTGCGAGGCGAAGCGCGGTTTCAGGAGTTGCTGCGCCGCATCGGCTTCCCAAATTCGGATGGCCGGGTTCTATAAAAGGCGATGTCGAACCAATCCTCTCCGATCTTTCCGGGAGATGTGTTTGTTCTTGACATCGCCTTTTATAGAATCCGGCCTCGGCAAGCGCCTGCATTGTCCGCCGAGGCGGGCAACACCAGCGTTTGCCGGAGACACGGCCCGCAGCCGTCTCTTGCCTTTGCAGTAGCTCATCGCTGAATGCTGCTTTCTAATACGGAGCCTGCGTCTCCTCACAGGGCAGCTTAAGAACGACTGCCATTTCCTGACCCACCTGGGAGCCATCGTCAGCGCGGGCGATCAGGATGGACGGAGTTTGCGCGTCGCCCATCAGGTACACACGCTGGTGAGGTCCACCGGAATTGTTGACGCTTATGGGAGCAGCAACGTGCTCGACGCGCACGGACCGGAATCGCTGCAAAGCGAATTCCCCCGACGGCCCGGGCATTCGATAACCGTACACCTCGCCCGGATGCACAACCACGCCTTTCTGGGTGATCGTGCCAATCGCACCGCTGCTGTTTTTGAAGAACAGCCGCCCGAACCACAGCAGAAGAGCTGCACAGAGGGTCAGCTGCAGCACCGCGGCAAAATGCCTGAGAACCAGGGAATAAAGGATGCCCGCAGCAATCACGGCCACGAGCCAGCTTCCCTTTTTGAGAATACTTTCCCAGATACTCGATGTATTGAAGTCGTATGGAAGCGTTACCGCCATAACGTCACCCTGCGGGATCTTCGAGTTCGTCTCGTCCAAGCACAACACTGGAGGTCGATGAGCGGAAGATGACGTAAGTGTTGATACCCAGTGCAGAAAAGGTACGGCAGATCGGCGCGAAGCAGCCAAAACCTTCTGTGGGTTCACATCAACCACGTGCCATTTGCGTCTGTCCCCGCCATCGTTTACTTTAGCCGAGTGCTCGCCCGTGGGACCTATTTCTCTATGTAGTCAGTTTGAAATTTGCCTGTGCCACTGAGCTGAACGATGACTAGGCCCTCCCTGGCTGCAACGAAATGAGCAACGCCTGCTGGAATCACGATGAAACTGCCTGAGGGATAGGGTCGTAGCTTCGCTTCCTCGAATTTCGCTCCCTCTCCCAAAAGCCAAGCGCCTTGGATCACGGTAACGAGCTCGTCTTGCGTGTGCGTGTGTGCGAGGACTCGCCCGCCGCTGGGGATTTTGACTCGATCAATCCAGACACCGCCTCG is a window encoding:
- a CDS encoding cupin domain-containing protein; translation: MNRIVTVAAAILGMVAAIACAMVQAQVDNKAVTGLTPNKVRWFTPTYYNDGRQRAQLFGDSSRGGVWIDRVKIPSGGRVLAHTHTQDELVTVIQGAWLLGEGAKFEEAKLRPYPSGSFIVIPAGVAHFVAAREGLVIVQLSGTGKFQTDYIEK